Within the Plasmodium relictum strain SGS1 genome assembly, chromosome: 12 genome, the region taagaatttaggaaaaaaaaaggaagattagggaagaatttttttttttcttttacaaaAACTCAATAAACAAACTATTatgtcaaaaaaaaaaaactttaatttttcttttaaaaaaaattatataaaaaattacatacataaatacatataaatttataataaaaatttaaaaaaaataaataaatgaatatttatacacatacatatattatatatataaatatatgaaaaaaaaatctaaaaaataaaaatattaagggaaaaaattaaaaaattaaaattaaaaaaaaaaaaaaaaatacattttcttGTTTTAATAAGCTAAAATATTAACATTAATCTTGATTTAATAATcttctaaaaaatttattaaattaattataattgaGAATGAGCCATTACAATGTAACTGcgttatttttaattttcttattcaaataaaattaattataaatatatttaaaaaaacaatgaaaaacaaaaataatgcgcaaagtaaataaatatttttatgtacataaagatatattttttgaatggatgattattaaaaaataaaatggaaATATTTCAATACTTCATactaaagataataataaatataaaaattttaaaatatttataatattcttaTTAGTAATAAGAACTTACATATAATcagatataataaattaaaaaaaagtttaattattaaatagcACCACtaattttcttataaaaGGTATAAAAAactttcataaaaaatatagataaatttaatatcatAGAATTTAAGTttctataataatatattctttcatagtttcaattttttttctttttattaaaatattttttaatatatagatatatatcCTTCTTGTGATAAATACAACTATATtcttaagaataaaaaaatatatatatatatatattttattgaaaaGATAAATCACTTATATGTGCATTTTGTAGCATAAAGTTTTGAGTTTTCAAATCAATCTCAATtacttcatttaaaaaaaataaatcaaaataaaagaaatagtaaaatgaaattaaaattgaaaaggttaaagtaaataaaaatgaaattaaaactGAAAAggtaaaaacaaataaaaatgaaaaaaaataagaaaaaataaaaaaaaattaggtaaaattagaataaaaaaacaagtgaaattcaaaaataaataatattagagtaataattttttttaattttattttattataataaattgtaattatatataaaaatttcagAATGAATTTATTCTGTGTCTTATTAAAGAActaaaaacttttttaaaaaatttttaatatactttattttttttctctagaAAATAAATAGGAATATAACTACtctatataattttgtattaataaataagctaaaaattcaataatataatatctataaaaaaaaataataaataaaataagaaatgtaaataaatatttcagaaagtaatatattttttaaagtaacaaagtctaaatatataaaataaaaagaattttaattgtaaaggaaataaatatgattaaACAAAAGCTTTTCTGTAGTTATACTCCtatcaaataaatatttttttttaaaaaagaaaacctaataaaattttataaaagtatatGCAATTAtcttaaaataatttcaagATTAAtgcttttatatatttaagacagattaaaaaaaagaatattgatttcaaataaagaaaaagctcatataatcttttttttttctgcattaaatttaaattataatttgaatataaatataattcataaaaataaaagtatatatatatatatatatatatatatatatatatatatatatatatatatatatatatatatatgatatcCAACAAAAGACCATAAAAAATAAccaaaaaattttagaaattccaactttttttttgttttcttaataaatatattctgTAAACTATCCTAAAtgataaatgtaaaaaataaaattatatatattattattaaaaataatttgtcAATTTTAGCTCTtttagaatatatttttttaattttcttttatatgtATCTAATTTATcgtttttcttatatatatatatggtaAAATGATCATAAATTGATATAATAATATGTAATGAAATGAAcataaattcattttatatttattactttttattccatatttttttattttgttttttaaataatatcccatataaatattagaaaaaaaaaaaaataaaaaataacgataaaataaataataaatataaatactaataataaaatgtttaTTCGCATTTTTTCCTCCGTGtgcattaaaaatataactcCCTATGATACTTCTTcctcaatttttttttttttatcttttgagatatattaaaaaataccagtaaattaaataagagATAAATTAATctgtttttatataataatagctaattaaaaaaaaaaataaataaagtaaaaaaattaggaAAAAAgcctaaaaaaaattatgtgcAGAATTCAGAATTtctatgataaaaataaaatagaaataatcatattattatttaatgcttaatatatatttgtttttttccttttttttttcaaataaatttttattagtagaaatatatataaattatttatttaaaggCAAGTTGTATCCCATATACTATTTGTAATAAAGTAAGCATTTATTAATGAACCTCCAAAATATCTTCcatttaaaaattgaaatgCTTTTAATGACTCTTCTTGATtagaatatttaatataaatctttccatcaatattttttgtgTCTAACCATATTTTAACAATGGTTccatattttttacattctTCTTTAACATCTTCAAttatatcattaaaaaaatcagGATCACTTcctatattattatcatttggTGAAAACATATTACTTAACACCAAATTAGGTGTAACATTACTTAATGGGTTAATTGGTGCTAacgaatttttatttattagtgCATTTGGTCCTGGGCCATACTTATTAGGTAtctagagaaaaaaaaaaaaataagatatatcataaaaaaatatgtatgcacaaatatataattgataaaattatatttaaagaatatgaaaattttacatTATTGTCAATTATGTTATCTCTTTGTAACTTTTGCATTAAAGCTATTTTACTTCCAGCTCCTGCTATTAATCCCCCGCCATCATCGTCAtcattatctattttttcattatctaGTTCAATGTCttcattttttactttttttatcatttggTGTTTTTGTAAAAGATTTTCCTGTGTATTATCACAAGCTAAAAGGTATTTTGAATCTTGAGCATAGCCAACTTTGATTTCTCTACCTGCTACTTCCATTCCATTCATAACTGTCATTGCTTCAATAGCTTCTGAGGCTTTGTGAAATTGAATAAATCCAAAACCTTTTGACTTACCTGTGTAAGGATCTCTATGAATTTCTACATCTAAAATTTCTCCAAACGGGTTAAATAATTGTTTTAATTCTTGCTCAGATATATTACTTAGAGGCCCTAATAAACCTcctatatataattttaatggaATATCATTTGGATCAATTGGTTGATGTTTTGCAGCTTTTGCTGCTCTATTTTTTTCTGCTTGTGATGattgtatttttattggTTTATTTTTTAGCATATATCCATTGGCTGCTAAGGCTTTTATAACAGATTCTTGAGTGTAAAATTCTACATATGCTACTCCTTTTGATTTTCCTGATCTTTGATCTtttatacattgaatatctcTTACTTTTCCCGCTACTTctgaaaaaaattcatatatatctCTTTCATCTGCTTTTAAACTTAAGTTTAATACTAAAACAGTTAAATCATCTCTTTTAGCTTCTtccatttcttcttttaatcttctttcttctctttttttttctcttaacattctttctttttctctttccATTTCCCTTTCTCTCTCTCTTTCTCTTTCTCTTCTTAACCTTTCTCTCTCCCTTTCCCTTTCTCTTCTTATTCTTTCTCTTAttctttctctttttattttttctttctctttttctctttctcttTCCCTTCTTCTTTCTCTTTCTCTGTCTCtcctttttaatttatcgtgtttattatattttcttcttttgcTACTCCTTGATCTACAATAATGGTCATCATCACTAAAATAACTTTTGCTACTAGAGTATgatctttttcttttgttatGACTATCCTCATGACTACTTGAACTATATTCGCTTGAAGAAGAGTACTCCTctaccatttttttttcataatatgtACCATTCttgctttttctttttcttttatttctttcttCAGAAAAACTATCATCATTGTCACTATATACTTGACTTGATGAACTTCGTTCATCACTAGAgtaactttttttctttctttttttcttttttttttcccctttttctttcttatttttatcttcctCTTCCTCCTCCTCCTCCTCCTCCTCCTCCTCCTCTTCCTCTTCCTCTTCCTCTTCCTCTTTTTCCTCTTCTTTATgatctttcattttttcattcCCTTTTGAACCTGAAGATTGATGTAAATCTTTATCATATTtccatttttcatttttattagtatgctctcttttttcttcatttgatAAATTGCTATTTTCTGGAtccattattttattatcttcatcatcactgttcttataatttttttttgattttttttgtgatttatcaattttttctttaatttcaCTTTTTCTTTCATCTAACTTATGAATTCTATTTTCAAGAGAATCATACTTTTCAATACTTACgtcaatatttttatcaatattttttttaatatatactaCACTTTCGTTATTGGATTCGCTAGAACTATTAATTTCATATAcctcatttttttcatttaatttatttatcatTATGTTGTCTTCTATTTTATTGTCATTGTTTTTAAATGATTCAGATGATATATTTTGCAATGTTTTCTCttccattttctttttcattttttttttttcattttctttcttaTTATCATCActaacttttattttttcttccttattttttttttttttttcgtttatgtattttttattagagttattttttaaaatatatgtttcaTCTTCGCGAGTACTATTTTCATagttattttcatcattttctattttttcattgtGATATTGATTATTtactatattatttatatctttattttcatttatctcatttataatatttccattaatatttatgttaggatttttattttcaagaAGTTTTTCTACTGCATCAAAATATAAGTGATCTTCcattttttaaacattttttaaaaataaaaaaaaaaaaacttatattttttatttaatataataatattagttaaatattattttatttatgcaTCAAAAATTCAATCAATATTAACTTTATAgctatttatttataataatccgttaatttatatatttttatttatttatgttttcttcaaatatatatctaCTTAAGAAAGTATTTTAGTACTATTGTTTATAGTATGAATTaaaattgtaatttttttctttattaaattattttgttttttctatatttataattttttaaatcatttcatttattacATACATGCCTTTTGTATTTACATATATGTTAtgtttcatatatatataatggttactttataaaatttaatttacgttttttctttaaaaatttttattttttaaaaatagatataaaattaatttcaaTAGGTAAAAAGgtttaaaattctttttaaaaattttttttgatctatataaaagaatttcatgttaaattttttaatttaaaattttaatattttttgtacaataaaaaaaaaaaaggaaaaaaaaaaaaaaaggtaaataaagtatcaaatttttttatgcttAACGATAATTTTAAAAGTCCTTAAAATACATCaaggaaaattatttttcataattatttcaaatgtttataatataaaagagagaaaaaaaattatttcacaATTAACCTGGTTGCATTTCTTATGTAAATGGTTTCattttactaaaaataatatttcagtgtatattttttttaattttttttatttcacaaTGAATTGCTAGtgtgcatttttttttttttttcatctttataatttattcatcagggaaaataataaaataacattttaCTATCTAgtctaatataaatatatttttaattataattagaaaagaaagaaaaaatagaataaaatttatatttaaaaaaaaatattgtatgtaattatatatatatatatatatatatatatatatatatatatatatatatatatatatatttcttttttcatattaatgaaaagtaacaaaatacaaaaaaattatgttatcGAACATAATATTTAGTGCTATGTAAAGCATACATAGTATacgataaaaatataatttcaaattattagaataataataaaatactttttctttcccttttttttttttaaaactttattgaaaatatatatttgcaGGCAAGAAGATATGGTAATACACCTAAAAAGGTTTAtagattattataatttgttaatgtaaattatatatatgttcttGAGAATATAGAACTCGAGAATTTTTAATGTACAAATTCATAATAAATTGGGAATTTTTTGCGGTCACATTATGGTTTGTACATAGAAATTATATATCTTTtctaaaatacaaaaaaaaagtaaacacaaaaataattttaaaatgacgtgaaaaaaaaaatagatatataaaaattatgtatataatagctagatatatataaaatgtaaaaacTTCATAACTATTCGACAATCTTAAAGgtgaaaaaatttataaaagtataatacagttatttatattttttttatgatacaattttttcacattttgaaatttttacaCCATTAACTTttgattaaataaaaattgtaatataatttattagctcattttatttatttatttttttttttttgaaggtaaaaaaatgtagaatttttattaaaaaaataaaaaataaaaataaaattgcattttaaaaaatttattaatcttcatttttataatagttctattttatttattttatacgATAATAATGtagaaattttataaaaattttcacattaatttataatttttaaaatcatacaaaactttataataatatataaattatccACTTTAttgacttttttttattcttttatgaAGATACTGtatgttattttttctttatctttctttttgtttctttgaatatatatatagattaatatagaaaatggAGAGTTAAcaaaaatgttattttataataaaaagtttccaataaaaaattttataaaaaaaaaaatatataatgtagaaaaatataaacaaatttaaaaaaaaaaacttcatataaataatttaaaaataatattttttagtaatatatatacaacaaaaaaaaattttgtgtttcattttttattatatatagagagaaatgttattatttttatttaaaatgtaacgtggaaaataaaaaaaatatgatataaatttgttaaaatgtaattttaataaaaaaaaaataaacaaaaaatataaattataaaaaatttatgaataaaataaaattaataaaaaaattatacaaaaagttataatttagaaaatctAAAACTTTagttcaaaaaaaagaaaataaagctAAATCGGGAGCATTatctataatatttaaaaaatctattagtgcaaaaataaaaacgagggaaaaaaagaaaatttgcATGCGGAGAAAAcattgctttttttttttttatttaaaaacaattcataattttttagagTGTAACTGTTCTTAAAATTCTACATacactttttaattttattttgttctaATTAatgtgtttttttttttttttttcattatccttacattatatatatatttttaagaaaatagaaaaaattattaaaaaagaaagtttttttttcataatgatcctttaaaaaaaacaagtatttaaaaatatgaacaaaaatgtatatttagATGCAAATGATCTAAAATATGGTATTGTCTAAAtcaataaagaaatatatgattttaaaaaaatgtactaaaatatgaaaaaaaaaaaaaataacatacaGTATGGTGTGGtatgtaaaattaattttaactcttgaattataaaaaaataacatagaATAAATATCACTACCTTTAacctaattttttatttacgaATTTCTTAAAAACTTTATACATACAGgaaaatttactttttttctttcttttaaatacTATCTATATTCCataattgaatttttttttttccactATCTTCCCAATTTTattgattttaaaaaaaaaaaattttgaataactcggaaatttttttattgaatccTTTTCCttgaacaattttttttttttgcacttcgtttatatatgtatataattgATAACTTGAATAAAATTTCtactttatataattatgtatGCAATGGTTATTGTatcatattattaaatttattcgatttcttttatctttttttagtGAAAGGGCACTATATATAAGTACGACAAAAACATATATGGtgcaaaatttttttttttatattaaaggCATTTATTATATTGAAAATGTTTCACTTAGAATTTTGCCTCTTGTTCTGGTATggattaaaataatatttgtaTGTTCTCTTATATAGTAAAGGAACAATACCATTCTGTtgaaaaaatgtatatataaatataacacatgtgaaaatatatatatatttattttaatttttattggtttttcctttttttcttttttcccTCTAATTCCTCTTAATCTAGattgataatatatttattatcttAGGATTAAAGAAAAGTCAATAACATGAATAAATAGTTTTTGCATGTGGTCTCTTTtacatcaatttttttttttacctaATAATTCCATTTACAAATGGGAAAGTTTATTACTTCTCGCACTTCAAAAtactataataaatattataaatatttaaaaaaaaaaattagagaagtaaaaaaattataaatagaaaGCAACtaaataaaactttttaaataatatttcaaaagtgaactacaaaaaatttacacacaatgttatattttttaatgaaaatgaataaaaaaaaaaatatatattaatattagtatttatatatataaaaacctTTTTATTCCTCATATTTCTATTAATGTATTTCAAATTTATTATGCTTTTAAATGACAAATTAATACATTTCATCATATATAACGGAAATTAAAGGCAAACATTGAAATGTTTTTGGTCTAAAACATCTAAAGAGATTTATTGCTTAGCCTTAATTTTCTTACATTCAttccttaatttttttttcttttcctctttttttttttttttattttcattattaatattatttattataaagtaATTGcgtttaattttatatatctttttttttttttttacattttcacTATTGAtatagtgtaaataaaaatgtatatgcCAATTATTTTGTAGAAAGAAcaacaaatattttattatatttcatttattctattttttttgttaaaaattgCTATAGAGAtatactttttcattttttattatatactttataaagtattgatttatttgttttatatatatatatatatatatatatatatatatatatattagctTCTTTGTTTATAGATAACAATGactcatattttttatgagtGCGCATATATACAACTATATTATACTTAATTATattcttttccttttttttttttttcctctttTATACAAatgttactttttttttttaagtgaaatttttattttaaatttcatTCTCTCCagcaaaaataataaattattactttttttattaatttttagttctctgttttttttttttttaattgttacatcaaaaaatttcatatgtTGCTGTTCAAAGAGAGTATGGTTTTAGGAATAAGTTAATGATAAACTTAAAAATgcaaatgtatatatatatatatgtgtgtatgcatatatatatacattgagtataaggaaaatatttctatattaatGTGATACATGAACATATATTCTAggcattaaaaaaaaattggcaTTTTTAGCTTTATCTttaaatactttaaaaataaaatacaaatgaagtacagataaaataaaaataatgcaaaataaaataataaatacttacattttaataacatataaaagtattttgtttttgttttttttttttttttataatttatgatattttttctgttttattaatacattttaatgtatttatatttttataatacaatatcttttaaatttgatTGTTTTGTcttgttttatatttatttatatttatttttttttttttttttttgtccacattatttttttaataaaataattataaattttaaatacttttcatattaaaaacattttaaaaaagataaatttattttgtaGCATTTAAACAAAGAtcgaaatttttttttttatggtacattttttaaaaagataaaatgcTAATGGAAACGTTGATATATGTTGtagttataaatttaaacttgttatatatatagagaaTTGTGGacaataatttatataattatttctttttaatgcacacacaaaataaaaaaataaaaatatataagaattaaacaataaaaatttaagttatttttaatgCTGAATAATCTTCTTTATTTCtaaagtattatttttattttattttttttttttttatctttttctatattaagATGAATATTGAagaaaggaaaataaaatttctttattttttgaagtatatatatgaatataaaaaagatattaatagaaattttaatattagcTCAATTGATTTTCATTGTGcacaaattttaaattttgaatCTGACgatgatttttatttttataatttaatttttagccAATTTTCCTCTTTAGAAAGATTAGAAAACTTAAGTTAtggagaaataaaaaatgtaatagaatatttaaataatttacaaaTATCCTACATTAAATCACaagtaatttttaatttatgcaTATCAGAATATTTgatatctttttatattaaagaGGATACTTACAATAACATAAATGGATGTACTGGtattaatgaattaattattttaaaaaaatatttaaaacatatattaaaaatttttggtTTTAATAATGTATTTGATGATTTTGAGattcaaaataataatataagaaatcagaaattagaaaataaaggAAAACCTAATGATAAATTTGATAGAGAGCCATTTACTGATGTATTAAACAAACTTAAACTTCTTATTAATTTGACAGATAAAGAAAACATTTCGAAGAATTACACTATTTTAAGAACAAATAATACATTAAAAGGAATAGATATACAAAACAATTTAGACAATCATCGATTTTCATCAGGTAGTAACTATTCTAGTGAAACATATACAAATAATGGATTAAAAGATTCAAAAAATGATCTCAAAGTAGAAAAATTGCCAGTGATAAATATAGGAGAAGACAGGGGGGGAATGAATAAATTACATAGTATTacaaatgatataaaaaatgaaaatttagtAGATTTAAATTCTTCAAGAAATCAAAGGGAAAATTTTACaacaaataatatttataaaataaataaagatgatTTCCATGCGTATGCCTTCAATAGAAACTGTAgcaaatgtaaaaaatattttaataacacTAAAAATATTGATTGTGAAAATcctaattatttaaataataaattaaaaaaatttattaaatataataataataatgataataatattaatgttaaattaaatgaaaaaattgaaaaacaTGATTTAAGGAATCAAGAAAATAGTGaagtaaattataattttgataaacatgtagagaaaaataaaaccAAAACAATTGAAATAAATAGCAAGAATCTCAAGGATATTAAGGAAATAATTAACAAAAGATATTTTCGAGATAAAGAAAACAAAGAATATAGTTtcaatgaaaatgataatgcTAACAGTTCACTGTTTCAAAATAAATGtattgaaaataatacaaatataaattatgaaaatatttcttcAAATCTTccttatattaattatattaatagtaATACTTCACTAAAAGACATGCTtagtaataaaatttgttatcTTGTAAATAGTATTGgtaataattcaaataataactataataatattgaaaaaaactGTAGTAAAACAAGCGACATAAAAAGTTCACAAACAATTTATAAGAATTTGCAAAATCATTATAATATATCTAATATAAACATTGactatttaaaagaaatatgtaCTCAAGGTTGTATAAGCATACATaatgaaagaaataaaaataatatatttcaaaattttaacataattttaaataatatatttcaatcatttttctataaatatattttgtatgAACAAGGTTGCACCAAATCATTACCAACAAATATACAAactatttatttcatatttttaaatcaaataagaaataataataataatatattaagcAGTTTAAGTAAAATATGCAACATGTGCTTTCCttttaaaagtaattttatccttttattaaatgaatatataaaaaacaatattgaaaaatacaaaatatcattatacaaatttttattaaaaaatgaattaaaagcTTCAACAAATAACacagaaaatgaaaatgtatTGAACAAGGAAAAATTAGATCAAAAAGAAGTAAATGAAAGAGATGAATATAAAGATGAAGAaggggaaaaaaaagaaaaaaaaaaaaaaaaaactttgtTATATGCAAATGATTGTTTAAGCAAGAAAAcgaattttaaaaataatcttAATAACCAAGAAGCaatattaaaagataataaaacaGATGAAATGGATTGTGtgaacaaaaataataatgataaaataaaaattatttgtttaaattattttgataaCAATAAATTACTAGAAAATAGTAGCACATTAAATAgcaacaaaataaaaaattcctCAATTTGTGATATCACGCCATGTCCCTACAGCTTTTTAAATTCccataatgaaa harbors:
- the SF1 gene encoding splicing factor 1, putative; amino-acid sequence: MEDHLYFDAVEKLLENKNPNININGNIINEINENKDINNIVNNQYHNEKIENDENNYENSTREDETYILKNNSNKKYINEKKKKNKEEKIKVSDDNKKENEKKKMKKKMEEKTLQNISSESFKNNDNKIEDNIMINKLNEKNEVYEINSSSESNNESVVYIKKNIDKNIDVSIEKYDSLENRIHKLDERKSEIKEKIDKSQKKSKKNYKNSDDEDNKIMDPENSNLSNEEKREHTNKNEKWKYDKDLHQSSGSKGNEKMKDHKEEEKEEEEEEEEEEEEEEEEEEEEEDKNKKEKGEKKKKKRKKKSYSSDERSSSSQVYSDNDDSFSEERNKRKRKSKNGTYYEKKMVEEYSSSSEYSSSSHEDSHNKRKRSYSSSKSYFSDDDHYCRSRSSKRRKYNKHDKLKRRDRERERRREREREKEKEKIKRERIRERIRRERERERERLRREREREREREMEREKERMLREKKREERRLKEEMEEAKRDDLTVLVLNLSLKADERDIYEFFSEVAGKVRDIQCIKDQRSGKSKGVAYVEFYTQESVIKALAANGYMLKNKPIKIQSSQAEKNRAAKAAKHQPIDPNDIPLKLYIGGLLGPLSNISEQELKQLFNPFGEILDVEIHRDPYTGKSKGFGFIQFHKASEAIEAMTVMNGMEVAGREIKVGYAQDSKYLLACDNTQENLLQKHQMIKKVKNEDIELDNEKIDNDDDDGGGLIAGAGSKIALMQKLQRDNIIDNNIPNKYGPGPNALINKNSLAPINPLSNVTPNLVLSNMFSPNDNNIGSDPDFFNDIIEDVKEECKKYGTIVKIWLDTKNIDGKIYIKYSNQEESLKAFQFLNGRYFGGSLINAYFITNSIWDTTCL